The genomic stretch GCCTTGTAGAGGTCGTTCACATTCATCACGAGGGATGCCAGGCAAAAGCCGATCATCAGCCATGACCGCTTCGCCATCAGCGACCACAGCAAGGCCACTCCACAGGGGATCAGATACTGCCAGCGAAAATGGCTGAAGAGATCCAGGGCCCAATGGAATCGGCCCAGGAGTCCCAGCCACGTGACTAGCAGCATGAGCACCAGACACACATCCACCACGCCACGGAAGCGAATCCGAGCAGACAAGACGGGAAGCTTTTCAATCATACGTTGAGTGTGGTTCGCTGCTGTTTCCAAGTCCCCGTGAATGACTGAAGGCCGCCTTACTTTTTACCTTTCTGTGAGGCTGCCGTGAACCAGTCACCGCCGCCGCCACCGCCGAAGGGGTTGCCCATGCCGCCGCCACTGCTGCGGTTGCTGCCACCACCACCGCCGAAGCTGCGATTGCCACCGCCTTGTCCACCCTGGCCTCCCTGCCCTGCGGGGCGTGGGCCGCCGGCAGCACCGCCACCGGTCTTCTTCTCGAAGTCAGGTTTGGACTTCATACTGAGGGCGATGCGTTTGCGCTGGATGTCCACCTCGGTGACGGTGACCATGACCTTCTGGGCCACCTTCACCACTTCGGCTGCATCGCGGACAAAAGTGTCGCTGAGCTGGCTGACATGGACGAGGCCGTCCTGATGGACGCCGATGTCCACAAAGGCACCGAAGGCGGTGACGTTCGTAACGATGCCCGGCAGCTTCATGCCCACGGTCAAGTCCTTCATGTCATTGACGCCTTCAGCGAAGTTGAAGACTTCAAACTGCTTGCGCGGATCGCGGCCTGGCTTGGCCAGTTCGTTCATGATGTCCTGGAGTGTCGGCAGGCCCACTTCTTCACTGACGTACTTTTTCAGATCCAGCTTCTGGCGCAGCTCGGCCTTCTGCATGAGGTCAGCGACGGTGCAGCCCAGGTCGGCGGCCATCTTTTCCACCAAGGGGTAACGCTCGGGGTGGACGGCGCTGGCATCCAGCGGGTTGGCCGCGCCACGGATGCGCAGGAATCCGGCGGCCTGTTCAAAGGCCTTGTCCCCCAGGCGCGGCACCTTCAGCAGGTCCTTGCGAGTCTTGAAAGCACCGTTCTCATTGCGGAAGGCCACGATGTTCGCTGCATGGGTGCTGTTGAGGCCGGAGACATAGCTGAGGAGCTGCTTGCTGGCGGTATTGATCTCCACGCCCACGCCGTTCACCGCGCTGATCACCACATTGTCCAAGCTGCTCTTGAGCTGGTTCTGATCCACATCATGCTGATACTGGCCCACGCCGATGGACTTGGGATCCAGCTTCACCAATTCGGCCAGCGGGTCCATCAGACGACGGGCAATGGAGACGGCACCGCGCACGGTGATGTCGTGGTTGGGGAACTCCTCGCGTGCCACTTCGCTGGCGCTGTAAATGGAGGCACCGCTTTCATTCACCATGAGGACGGGGATGGACTTCGGCACGCCGATCTTATTGATGAAGGCCTCCGTCTCACGGCTGGCGGTGCCGTTGCCGATGGCAAAGGCTTCGATCTTGTAACGCTCGACCAAGTTCATGATCAGCGTCTTCGCCTGCATGAGGCTGTTGCCTTCGCCTAACAAATAGATCACATCGTTAAACAGGAGCTGCCCCTGAGCATCCAGCACCACGACTTTGCAACCCGTGCGGAAGCCAGGGTCAATGCCCAGCACGCGCTTCTGCCCCAGCGGAGCGGTGAGCAGGAGTTCACGCAGGTTGTCGGCAAAGACACGCACGGCTTCACCATCGGCCTTTTTCTTGGATTCCAGGCGGGCTTCCGTCTCCATGCTGCTGCTGAGCAGGCGCTTGTAGCTGTCGGCGCAGGCCAGCTTCATTTGGTCGGAGCAGGCATTGGCGCCTTTCACAAACAGGTTCGTGAGAATCTGCACGGCGGCATCTTCCGGGGGATTGATGCGCATGAGCAGGAAGCCCTCCTTCTCACCGCGGCGGATGGCCAGCATGCGGTGGGAGGGGATGGATTTCAGCGGCTCGGACCAGTCGAAGTAATCACGGAATTTCTGGGCATCGGCCTCGGCTTCTTTGCCATACATGACCTTGGAGACGACGGTGCTCTGCTCGCTGAACAGCTTGCGCAGGGCGGCACGGGCATCGGCGTGGTCGCTGATGCGCTCGGCGATGATGTCGCGCGCGCCGCTGAGGGCATCGGCCACGTCCTTCACCTTCAGTTCATCCGTGGCGGCATCCGGGTTCACAAACTTGGCGGCTTCCTCATCCACATTCACGCCATGGGTGAAGAGGTTCGCCTCAATGAAATCCGCCAGCGGCTCCAGGCCTTTTTCTTTGGCGATGGTGGCGCGGGTGCGGCGCTTGGGCCGGAAGGGGGCAAAGATGTCCTCCAGGGTATTCATCGTCTCCGCCTTCTCGATCTTCGCGCGCAGCACGTCGGTCATGAGATTGCGCTCTTCCAGGGATTTCACGATGGCTGTGCGGCGGTCATCCAGGGCCACCAGTTGCTCCATGCGTTCCTTCACATTCTGGATCTGGACTTCGTCCATGGACCCGGTCGCCTCTTTACGATACCGGGCGATGAAGGGTACCGTGGCACCATCGGCAAAAAGCTGGGCGGTCGCGCCGACCTGGATGGCGCGCAGGCCCAGTTCTTTGGCGACACGCTCGACATGAGCGATGTTGATGTTGAGTTCGTTGGCGGCAGACATGGTTGGAGATAGGCGGGGGGTCGAAAAGCAGAGGTCGGAAAGTCAAAGGTCAGCGGTCAAAGGTGCCTGGGCACGCTCAACCGACCGGAAGTGAGGTAGCGAAAGGGGGGAGCGGGGGCAACTCTGGAACGTGGCCCCGGCGAAACTTTTGTTTGCGCCTCAGGCTTGACAAGGGCGTCTGGCTCATGGCGGGGGAGGCAGTTCTCAGGGCGGTTTCCCATTTCAATCGGCTGTCGCTTCGCAAGTTCTTGAATGCTCCTTTCGAACGGCTTCATAAAACTGAACGCTGAACACCGTTTATTGAATATTGTTCCTCTCCCATGCCCCAACCCGCCCCTCTTGATCCTGCCGAACTGCCCGCCCTGGCGCTGGCGACGATGAAAAGCGCCAAGTTCCCGGTGCTGGCGACGATGGACGGCGACCAACCCCGCGTGCGGCCCGTCTCCCCGGTGAAAACCGACGGCTTCATCGTCTATGTGGCCAACCTGCGCCGTTACGGCAAAACCGCCGAACTCGCTGCCAACCCGAAAGCCGAGCTCTGCTACACCGACGACGACCACAACCAGGTCCGCATCACCGCCACCGCCGAGATCCTCACCGAGCGTGCCCAGATTGAAGACATCTGGAACAGCAACGCCCTGCTGCGCACCTACCTCCGCGACATCAACAACCCTGAACTTATCATCTACAAGTTCACGCCCCACCGGGTGCGGTACATGAAGGAATGGGCGCTGGAGTATCATGAGGTGCGGCTGTCCTGAGAGTGTCCGCTGGAGGCCGTCGTCCTTGGAAAGCGTATCTCTGAGCTGATGCCGCCTATTTTTGAACCAATATGGCTGAGGAAGATGTGCTGACGGCTTAGAGATGAATCGTGTTTTTATGGCGATTTGAGAAACGGAAGCCAGCGAGAGCTTTGGGTGGGGATGGGGATGATTCTAAAAATCTCCCCATTTGGGGATTCCGAGTCGCTAAACCTTGATCTTCAGTATTTTACGATGGGGATTCCATGGGGACAGATTTCCCCATGTGGGGAAGCTTGGGGATCATGGAGAACGGCAGATTCATAAAAACCATAAAGTATTGAAGTTGACTTTGGAGGCGCACACCGTTCTCCAGTGGGTGGAGGACGGAGATAAGTTTATCATTGTTAAATGATATTCTATAATGTGAGAAATGCAATGGAATCGTATGGTGCCGAGCACTGCTACACCGACGACGACAACCAAGTCCGCATCACCGCCACCGCTGAGATTATCACCGACCGACCCCTGCTGGAAGAAATCTGGAACAGCAACGCTCTGCTCCGCGCTTACGTGATCGCGGTTTGCCTTTGGATCGCCATCTCTTGGTATAGATGAGGCTCGAACGAAACAAAAATAGCGGCGTTATCGGCCATTGCCCCCCTGACTTGTTTGGTGTCGTTATTCGGTTGGGCCATACCGTTTCACCTTCTCCGAGATCTTCTTTGAAGTCTTCGTTTGAAGATCAACCTGCACGACAGCGGTCCCTTTGTAGCCGTTGTCATCAGCCTTACCTGCATGTGGACCTGTGAAGGTCAGATGTAGAATATGATTCCCCCTCCACTCAACCGGATAAATCCAAGGATTGTCTTCTCCTGCGGCTATTTTTGGCATGGCAATGAATTGAAATTTGGTGCCGTCCCAAGCAAAGAGGTAGGTCTGGAATAACTTTGGGAAGCCAGCCGGAATCGCCAGAATCTTAGAGTCTGGACTCCACCGAAGGTGGTCGGGATAGAAATCAAAAATGGCCGTTGCGTCAATTTGTGGAGAGGAAGTAAAAAGAAGTTTCCCATCCTTGCCTTTGATCTCTAATCGAGTCGTATTTGTGTCTCCCACTTTGGCAATGCTCACTCGAAAAGCACCGTCTGGAGATGCCGTTCTCACGACCTCAGGTACATCCCCTGCAAAAAGGGAGGTCAAGAACGCGAAAAAAAGGAGAGTTGTTTTCATTTTTGGATGAAGGTTCTGGAAAGGCACTCAATTAGGTGAAGGGGTCTCACCCGTTGGGGTTGAAATGGGATTTGTGTCGAATCATCGAGACTGGACGGCTGGCGAGAGTTGCTCTCAGATTGTTCTTGTGAGGAGTGTCGTAAGTTGATCATTAAGTTGCTGGATCCGTCGACTTCGATCTCGATTCTCGGGCATCAGTCTCATCCGGTTAATCTCTTGTTCTAAAAAGTGCTGCTTCCGCACACTCCTGATTACAAGTTCATGTCTCGAAGCAGCCACACGGCTCTCGCATTCTGCCCGTAGCTCACGCCACGCCTTGAAGTCATCGTGCCTCGGAACCTCAACTTTATATCCAAGGTTAAAGCACTCAACACCGCAACTCAGACAGTGAGGAGCTTTTGTAACAGTCTTGGGGTGGCGGATCGCGGTCCTGCAATCAAAGCAGACATAATTTTGATTGCTCGCTGACATAGACTGATTCTGAAGACAAGGGGATTAACAGATTTATTTTCGTCTCAGATTTTTTATCTGCGACATCTATGTTGATTTGCGGCTTTTCTGTGGAAGAGCATTGATTAGTTTATCTGACTTAGTTCGCTATAGTCAACTTACTGGTTGATGCGAAAATGAGCGAGTACAAAAATGTACCCCAAACAGAATCGGTGGGACCGACTCCTATCGGCTGAGTGGTTTCCATTGCTTGCACTCCCCTTCCCTCCAAGCCATAGCTCCTTTGTGCGCCTGGACGTCATTACTCTTTTTCCTGAACTCATCACTGTGCCGATGGGCACGAGCATCATGGGGCGGGCCCAGGAGAAGGGGGCGATCACGGTGGGGGTGCATGATCTGCGCGAGCAGGGGCTGGGCAAACACAAGCAGGTGGATGACACGCCGTATGGCGGTGGGCAGGGCATGCTGCTGAGGCCGGAGCCGCTGTTTGCGACGCTGGAAAAGGTGCATGCAGAGGGCAGCCGGGTGATCCTGATGTCGCCTGCCGGGAAGCCTTTTAACCAAGCGGCGGCACAGCGGCTGGCGGGGGAGGAGCATCTGATTTTTCTATCCGGCCACTATGAGGGCATGGACCAGCGGGTGGTGGACCACTGGGTGGATGAGGAGCTGAGCCTGGGGGACTATGTGCTGACGAATGGAGCCATCGCGGCGGTGGTGGTGATGGACGCGATCGTGCGGCTGCTGCCGGGAGTGCTGGGCGATGACCTGAGCGCGGTGGAGGAATCCTTTGGCCCAGCGGGCTTGCTAGAAGCGCCGCATTACACGAAGCCGGCGGAGTTTCAGGGGCTGCGGGTGCCGGACATTTTGCTGAGCGGGAATCACGCGAAGATCGCGGAATGGCGGCAGAAGCAGGCGCTGGAGCGGACGCGGAGGATGCGGCCGGATTTGCTGGAGTAGGGAGGGGGGGAGGATTGGATGCGGACAGGAGCTCCGAAGGTAGCCGTGAGGTGATCGAGTCGCCACTGGGATACTTCGCGGCTTCGCCGCACTTGAATGGATGCGGACAAGAGTGTCCGCGCTCCTCTCGGGGGGGTTTTGCGTGCATCGACGGCCCCTCACCCCTAGCCCTACTCGCCGCAAGCGGGGCGAGGGAGGATGTTTTTTGGACTTCGTTTGTTGAGACCAAAGGCACCATTTTCAGGGCCTGATGAAATGCGGGATTGGATTCGAAGCGGAGTTTTGCCGAGCTAAAGCTCTGGAGTACTTTTCAGAGGGGGATGTCGTTTGGACTTCGATTGTTGAGACCAAGGCACCTTTTTTCAAGTCTTTGGGGGATGCGAAATTGAATCTGATGCGGGGTTTTGCCGAGCTAAAGCTCTGGAGTACTTTTTGGGAGGATGTCGTTTGGAGTTTGTTTGTTGAGACCGAGGCACCTTTGCAAATCCTGAGGCAATGCGGAATTGGATTCGAAGCGGAGTTTTGCCGAGCTAAAGCTCTGGAGTACTTTTCAGAGGGTGATGTCGTTTGGACTTCGTTTGTTGAGACCAAAGGCACCATTTTCCCAAGTCTTTGGGGGATGCGGGATTGAAGCTGAAGCGCAGTTTTTCCGAGCTAAAGCTCTGGAGTACTTTTCAGAGGGTGATGGCCCCTCTTTGAGCTGACCTTTCTTCTTCCGGGTAGGACGACAGAAAGCAGGCAGGAGTGCCAGCTTCACTTGGGAGCTGGATTCGCTTACAGCTCCCCTGCCCTGACGATCCAGATGACGAGTTTTTTGCCGCTGATGGGAGGAGTGGGAGAAGCCTCGTCGGTGACGGCGAGGGCGCGGCCGATGAGGGCACCGAGCTGGGTGGGGAAGCCAGCCGGAGCATCGGTGACGGAAGCGGGGGGGAAGCTGAGGGTGGGGTCATCGTAGGCGCGGACGAGATCGCCGCCGATGATGAGGACGGGGGAAGTTTCGGCCCCGGTGAGGCCGCGCAGGCCGACCATCTGGGTGGTCTCTGCGGACCAGGTGTGTTCGGGGTGGCGGTGCAGGAAGCGGGCGAGGTTGCCGAGGTCTTGGCGCTCGATGAACTGGGCATCCACGAGAGGGGTTTCATCCATCACGACCTGGGGGTAAGTTTTGCGGATGTGGCGGGAGGTGTGGACGGCGATTTCCTTCATGGCCTCGGCGGTCCAGAGGGTGTCCTGATGGAAGTGGAGGGGGAGGCGGTTGCGCTGATCCCAAAGTTTTTCGGTCATGTCGAGAACATCCACGCCGGCGGTCTTGAGCCGCTGAATCGACGCGTGATAACCCAAGGGATGAACAGCACCTTTGTATCTGGCAGGGAGGATGGGTTCGGGCCGGAGGCTGATCTTGTCGGGGATGGGCAAAAGCAGCAGATGACCGCCCTGGCTTTGCAGTTCCTTTTGCAGGCTGAGGATGGACTCGACCTGACCCGGGGTGTGTCGCTTTTGAGTGAGGCGGTGGAGATCCGAATCCGGATAGAGCCAGCCATCGGCCCCCTGGTGAACGCCACGGCTCCCAGCCTGGCTGGAAAGATTACGAAGCCATTTCCCGGCCCGCACGAGGGGGGGAGAAGCGGATTCAGTGTGCGAGATGCTGATCAAAACCATGGATCCTAACAGGAGAATGCCGGTGCTTCTGGCAAGGAGGCGAAGACGTGGGCCGCGCGCCATCCACCAGGAAAAGCCTGGCAGGACGAGGGCGGTGAGGACGCTGATCCACAGGAGCCAGCAAACATGCGGGGTGGTGAGACGGGCATCGAGAAAGACGGAGTACACGGTCGCGGGGGAGGCACTGAAAAGACGGCCCCATTCCTGCAGGGCGAGATCCCAACCGCCGCCGTAGAGCAAGGGGGTGCTCAAGGTAAAAGCGACAATGACCAGGATGTTTTTGATCCAACGGGGAATCTTCACGGTCCACACCTGGAAACGGCCTAACCAAGAGTCTAACCCAATGAGGCAGGCCTGGAGCAGGAGCCAAAGCAACAAGCCGTAGCTAAACCCCTGAGCAATAAGAAGACTGAGCGCCAAGAGGCCGCAACGAAGGAGAGCCGATGAAGCCGTGGGGACGTGATTGACTGGCAGGACTCCCCAGCGGTTCCAGAAATCCACGAAACCCCTGGCGCCAAAGGGATGGCGGATGACCTCGGGCAATTCGCCTCTGAGTAACCTCATCAATCCCAACCAAATATCGGCCGTGCCGGAGAACATCATGTAGATCCACCCGGTGAAGGCCACCATGCCGATGAATGCCGACCAACTGGTGGCGGCCTCGGGCGCGGCATTGACACAGAGGGTGTAAATGCTTTCGAGATTCAGGGCCAGATACAACAGCTTGGCATAGCCGTAGCCCATCCTGGCAAAAGCGGTGCCGAAGGCCCAGGGCGCGAACTGGCGGGGAAACGCCGAGAATCCCCCGGCAAGCAAGAGCGGGAAGATCCGGATAAATTTAAGGGGTTCATCCATCATCATGGTAGCCCCATCTCCCGGCCCGGCCTTGTCTTCAACTCAAAACAGGTTCACGGCCTGGGGCGGTGAGGGATAACTCCATTTCGCGAAGGGCGCGCACGACCTCCGGGCGGACGATCATGCCGGGCCGTGCGTCCTTCATCTGACGGATGGCAGCCTCGGTGGTGCCGCCGCTTTGCAGCAACCACGCGCCCACGGCGGCGGCGGTGCGGGAGTAGCCTGCCTTGCAATGGACAAAGACGATGCCGTCCTTGCGCACTCGCTCGATGTATTCGGCCATGGTTT from Prosthecobacter algae encodes the following:
- a CDS encoding Tex family protein, whose amino-acid sequence is MSAANELNINIAHVERVAKELGLRAIQVGATAQLFADGATVPFIARYRKEATGSMDEVQIQNVKERMEQLVALDDRRTAIVKSLEERNLMTDVLRAKIEKAETMNTLEDIFAPFRPKRRTRATIAKEKGLEPLADFIEANLFTHGVNVDEEAAKFVNPDAATDELKVKDVADALSGARDIIAERISDHADARAALRKLFSEQSTVVSKVMYGKEAEADAQKFRDYFDWSEPLKSIPSHRMLAIRRGEKEGFLLMRINPPEDAAVQILTNLFVKGANACSDQMKLACADSYKRLLSSSMETEARLESKKKADGEAVRVFADNLRELLLTAPLGQKRVLGIDPGFRTGCKVVVLDAQGQLLFNDVIYLLGEGNSLMQAKTLIMNLVERYKIEAFAIGNGTASRETEAFINKIGVPKSIPVLMVNESGASIYSASEVAREEFPNHDITVRGAVSIARRLMDPLAELVKLDPKSIGVGQYQHDVDQNQLKSSLDNVVISAVNGVGVEINTASKQLLSYVSGLNSTHAANIVAFRNENGAFKTRKDLLKVPRLGDKAFEQAAGFLRIRGAANPLDASAVHPERYPLVEKMAADLGCTVADLMQKAELRQKLDLKKYVSEEVGLPTLQDIMNELAKPGRDPRKQFEVFNFAEGVNDMKDLTVGMKLPGIVTNVTAFGAFVDIGVHQDGLVHVSQLSDTFVRDAAEVVKVAQKVMVTVTEVDIQRKRIALSMKSKPDFEKKTGGGAAGGPRPAGQGGQGGQGGGNRSFGGGGGSNRSSGGGMGNPFGGGGGGDWFTAASQKGKK
- a CDS encoding pyridoxamine 5'-phosphate oxidase family protein, with protein sequence MPQPAPLDPAELPALALATMKSAKFPVLATMDGDQPRVRPVSPVKTDGFIVYVANLRRYGKTAELAANPKAELCYTDDDHNQVRITATAEILTERAQIEDIWNSNALLRTYLRDINNPELIIYKFTPHRVRYMKEWALEYHEVRLS
- the trmD gene encoding tRNA (guanosine(37)-N1)-methyltransferase TrmD, translating into MRLDVITLFPELITVPMGTSIMGRAQEKGAITVGVHDLREQGLGKHKQVDDTPYGGGQGMLLRPEPLFATLEKVHAEGSRVILMSPAGKPFNQAAAQRLAGEEHLIFLSGHYEGMDQRVVDHWVDEELSLGDYVLTNGAIAAVVVMDAIVRLLPGVLGDDLSAVEESFGPAGLLEAPHYTKPAEFQGLRVPDILLSGNHAKIAEWRQKQALERTRRMRPDLLE
- a CDS encoding alginate O-acetyltransferase AlgX-related protein, whose amino-acid sequence is MMMDEPLKFIRIFPLLLAGGFSAFPRQFAPWAFGTAFARMGYGYAKLLYLALNLESIYTLCVNAAPEAATSWSAFIGMVAFTGWIYMMFSGTADIWLGLMRLLRGELPEVIRHPFGARGFVDFWNRWGVLPVNHVPTASSALLRCGLLALSLLIAQGFSYGLLLWLLLQACLIGLDSWLGRFQVWTVKIPRWIKNILVIVAFTLSTPLLYGGGWDLALQEWGRLFSASPATVYSVFLDARLTTPHVCWLLWISVLTALVLPGFSWWMARGPRLRLLARSTGILLLGSMVLISISHTESASPPLVRAGKWLRNLSSQAGSRGVHQGADGWLYPDSDLHRLTQKRHTPGQVESILSLQKELQSQGGHLLLLPIPDKISLRPEPILPARYKGAVHPLGYHASIQRLKTAGVDVLDMTEKLWDQRNRLPLHFHQDTLWTAEAMKEIAVHTSRHIRKTYPQVVMDETPLVDAQFIERQDLGNLARFLHRHPEHTWSAETTQMVGLRGLTGAETSPVLIIGGDLVRAYDDPTLSFPPASVTDAPAGFPTQLGALIGRALAVTDEASPTPPISGKKLVIWIVRAGEL